In Rhodanobacter humi, the following are encoded in one genomic region:
- the rho gene encoding transcription termination factor Rho, whose amino-acid sequence MSDTDNTTPNDAGGAENPSESRPRAPRRQSRGAKPAAGEAQAPATTTAPLFEQPAPVPPPATAPAAPAGEAAAAPEARAPGQPQNPQGQGQNNGNNRNNEQREGRGRRRRHERNQQQRPQGGGGGNNNPRYNNPHGLPMDDDNADPGADDRLINLTELKRMKAPQLIAFAESLGIQEGVARARRQDVVFSILKAHARSGGGIWAEGVLEILQDGFGFMRSADESYLAGPDDIYVSPSQIRRFNLRTGDYITGRVRHPKEGERYFAMLRVDDINGDPPEASKNKMLFENLTPLFPRKAFKLERGNGSSEDITGRILDLIAPIGKGQRALIVSQPKSGKTMMLQNIAQAIQYNHPDAHVIILLVDERPEEVTEIARTVRAEVISSTFDEPAVRHVQVAEMVIERAKRLVEHKRDVVILLDSITRLARAYNTVVPSSGKVLTGGVDANALQRPKRFFGAARNVEEGGSLTIIGTALTDTGSKMDEVIYEEFKGTGNMEVHLSRRISEKRVYPAIDINRSGTRREDLLIEPDMLAKIWILRKLLHPMDELAAMEFMLDKMKNTKSNDEFFNSMKR is encoded by the coding sequence GTGTCCGATACCGATAACACCACCCCGAACGACGCCGGCGGCGCCGAGAACCCGTCCGAGTCGCGTCCGCGCGCACCGCGGCGCCAGTCGCGCGGCGCCAAGCCGGCCGCCGGCGAAGCGCAAGCGCCGGCAACGACGACCGCGCCGCTGTTCGAGCAGCCCGCACCGGTGCCGCCACCCGCCACTGCACCGGCCGCGCCCGCCGGCGAAGCCGCCGCCGCGCCGGAAGCACGTGCGCCGGGCCAGCCGCAGAACCCGCAGGGGCAAGGCCAGAACAATGGCAACAACCGCAACAACGAGCAGCGCGAGGGCCGCGGCCGGCGCCGCCGCCACGAGCGCAACCAGCAACAGCGCCCACAGGGCGGCGGCGGCGGCAACAACAACCCGCGCTACAACAACCCGCACGGTCTGCCGATGGACGACGACAACGCCGATCCGGGTGCGGACGACCGCCTGATCAACCTCACTGAGCTGAAGCGCATGAAGGCGCCGCAGCTGATCGCGTTCGCCGAATCGCTGGGCATCCAGGAAGGCGTGGCGCGCGCCCGCCGCCAGGACGTGGTCTTCTCCATCCTCAAGGCGCACGCCCGTTCCGGCGGCGGCATCTGGGCCGAAGGCGTGCTGGAGATCCTGCAGGACGGCTTCGGCTTCATGCGCTCGGCCGACGAGTCCTACCTGGCCGGCCCCGACGACATCTACGTCAGCCCCAGCCAGATCCGCCGCTTCAACCTGCGCACCGGCGACTACATCACCGGGCGCGTGCGCCACCCCAAGGAAGGCGAGCGCTACTTCGCGATGCTGCGCGTGGACGACATCAACGGCGATCCGCCGGAAGCGTCCAAGAACAAGATGCTGTTCGAGAACCTCACCCCGCTGTTCCCGCGCAAGGCCTTCAAGCTGGAGCGCGGCAACGGTTCTTCCGAGGACATCACCGGCCGCATCCTCGATCTCATCGCCCCCATCGGCAAGGGCCAGCGCGCGCTGATCGTGTCGCAGCCGAAGTCCGGCAAGACGATGATGCTGCAGAACATCGCGCAGGCGATCCAGTACAACCACCCCGACGCGCACGTCATCATCCTGCTGGTGGACGAGCGCCCGGAGGAAGTCACCGAGATCGCCCGCACCGTGCGCGCCGAGGTGATCAGCTCGACGTTCGATGAACCCGCCGTCCGGCACGTGCAGGTGGCCGAGATGGTGATCGAGCGCGCCAAGCGCCTGGTGGAACACAAGCGCGACGTGGTGATCCTGCTCGACTCCATCACCCGCCTCGCCCGCGCCTACAACACCGTGGTGCCCAGCTCCGGCAAGGTGCTCACCGGCGGCGTGGACGCGAATGCGCTGCAGCGCCCGAAGCGCTTCTTCGGCGCCGCGCGCAACGTGGAGGAAGGCGGCAGCCTCACCATCATCGGCACCGCGCTGACCGACACCGGCAGCAAGATGGACGAGGTGATCTACGAGGAGTTCAAGGGCACCGGCAACATGGAAGTGCACCTGTCCCGCCGTATCTCCGAGAAGCGCGTGTACCCCGCCATCGACATCAACCGCTCCGGCACCCGCCGCGAAGACCTGCTGATCGAGCCGGACATGCTGGCCAAGATCTGGATCCTGCGGAAGCTGCTGCACCCGATGGACGAGCTGGCCGCGATGGAGTTCATGCTCGACAAGATGAAGAACACCAAGTCCAACGACGAGTTCTTCAATTCGATGAAGCGCTGA
- the trxA gene encoding thioredoxin TrxA, which yields MSDLITHVSDDAFEQEVLQSDTPVLLDFWAEWCGPCKAIAPILDELAGQYQGKLRIVKINIDHNQKTPRTYGVRGIPTLMVFKNGKVEATQIGAVSKGQLAQMIDKAI from the coding sequence GTGAGCGACCTGATTACCCATGTGAGCGACGACGCCTTCGAACAGGAAGTGCTGCAGTCCGATACCCCTGTGCTGCTGGACTTCTGGGCCGAATGGTGCGGCCCGTGCAAGGCCATCGCACCGATCCTCGACGAGCTGGCGGGCCAGTACCAGGGCAAGCTGCGCATCGTGAAGATCAACATCGACCACAACCAGAAGACCCCCCGCACCTACGGCGTGCGCGGCATCCCCACCCTGATGGTGTTCAAGAACGGCAAGGTCGAGGCCACCCAGATCGGCGCCGTCAGCAAGGGCCAGCTGGCCCAGATGATCGACAAGGCGATCTGA